Below is a window of Phocoena sinus isolate mPhoSin1 chromosome 2, mPhoSin1.pri, whole genome shotgun sequence DNA.
gagagaaatgaaggTCATGGAAAGCCGAGCTATGAAGGATGAGGAAAAGACGGAGATGCAGCTGAAGGAGGCCAAGCACAGCGCTGAGGATTCAGACCGCAGATATGAGGAGGTGGCCAGGAAGCTAGTGATCCTGGAAGGAGAGCTGGAGCACTCAGAAGAGACAGCTGAGGTGGCTGAGAGCCGGGAGGAGGATCTTCGGACCGGGGACCAGGCCCTCAGGTCCCTGATGGCCTCAGAGGAGGAGTAttccaccaaagaagataaatatatatgaagagGAGATCAAACTGCTGGAGGAGAAGCTAAAGGAGGCTGAGACCCGAGCAGAGTTTGCCAAAAGGTCGGTGGCAAAGTTGGAGAAAACCATTGATGACCTGGAAGAGACCTTGGCCAGCGCCAAGGAGGAGAACATGGAGATTCACTAGGCCCTCAACCAGACCCTGCTGGAGCTCAACCACCTGTGAGGgctggccctgcccccagccaggcTATAGTTGACACCCCAACGAATAAAACTGGTGttaccagcaaaaaaaaaaaaaaaaaaatccacaaagttccaaaaagcaaaacttgaattttttcactggcaactatttacatcgTGTTTATATTATATTAGGTATCATAAGTAGTCTAGAGATGATTTAGTttacaggaggatgtgtgtaggttatatgcaaatactatgtcaTTTTATAATAAGGGGCTTGAACATCCATGCATTTTGGTATCTGCTGGGTTGCTGGGTCCTGGATCAatccctccccccaaaccccCATGCCGAGGGACAAGTGTCAACACTATGTACTTGtgtttataaaggaaaagaaaagaccagaCTGTATCCTCTTGTCATCTGGGTATTCTTCTTTATTACAGGCCCTTTAAAAACCCCCATAGCCGCGGGTCACCCATCCATGAATTTATTGCTGCGTAAAACATTTGACCTTTATGCAAATGTCCGACCATGTGTCTCAATCGAAGGCTATAAAACCCCTTACAGTGATGTAAATATTGTCACCATTCGAGAGAACACAGAAGGAGAATACAGTGGAATTGAGCATGTGGTATGTTCATTTGGATACTTTTTCATTCTTAGTTGGGTTGCTTTCTGTGCACTTGGGACCTTTGTTCAAATTCCCCGttgaaaatatttcccaaagACAGTTCTCTTGCATTCTGTGAGGAGTTGTGGGTGTTTGTCTTGTCCTGGGTCTCTGGCTGAGAGTACTCAAATGGATGCCTGGGCGAGGGGTTGTGGTGCTTCAGGGTATGGGCTTGGGAACTTGTCCTCTGAATTTTGAATCCTCAACTTCATACGTAACCATCTCTGCACCttggttttcctcatctgtgccgTGAGGCTTATAATACCTGGCTCCTAGGACTGGAGTGAACATGATTAACCTCACTGACATACCATATGCATGATGCTTGCCTTGGCAGCTGGTGCCATGCAAGCCTGCCACAGATGGTGTTGTCTGCACACTGCCAGCAGTCCAGGAGCGGGTTGTTGCCATACCCTTTCAGTGAGGCAGGACTTCATCTGTTTCAGATTGTGGATGGCGTTGTGCAGAGTATAAAGCTCATTACTGAGGGGGCGAGCAAGCGCATCGCGGAGTTTGCCTTTGAGTATGCGCGGAACAATCTCCGGAGCAACGTCACGGCCGTGCACAAAGCCAACATCATGTGAGTCCCTGTGGGTGGCGCTCCGTCTGGCTTTGTGGGCGAGGAGCAGTGACAgggctttcctttcctctctccagcTTGCTCATTGACTCCTGACAGCTCTGGAAAATGGCCTTGTAGCCAGTCAGAGGGTCAGGCATTTCTCTTGTGTCAGAGTATCCTATTTAATGTGCTTCTTTGGGTGGATGACTGGAGCAGGTTTGGAGGGAGCAAGAATTCAGGTCCCGGGAGTTTAAGGAGGGCCTGAGAACCATCGGGGAAGGAAGCCGGAGAGTCTGGATCCCCAGGTGCAGTGGGCAGTTAGCTAAAGCCACGTCTGCAAAAGGGCAATCGTTTCTGTGTTAGGAGGGAATAGCAGGAATGTTTCTGAGATGGCCCCCCGCTCAGGGGCTTAAAATATTTCTCGTAGTGCTAATACTATCTGATGTATTATTCTAGCAGTTTGAATTCTTCTCAGCCCTAGTGTATTAAAGCCCAACTCAGTGTATTAGGAAGCAGGTTTCCTAACCTAAGGAAAGTGTTGAGCATGTAAAATAGGAAAACcatttaaataattgaataagGTAACCTTTTAAGgcaattttaatgttttcttactAATAGATATTGCTGGATAACACTATAAAAATATAGTCTTCTTTATTATGATCaaactatattatattttttacccTTTTGTGCTTCTAGAAGTATCCTAAAATattgaaatttgcattttactgattgccaaaaaaaataattttactgtaaTTGAAATCAGATATCTGCAACTTAAATTTCTTGAACttactttacttctctgatttGATCTTTTTCTCTCTGCAAGTCTTTGCTTTcaacaatttttatttgattaaataCAGGCGAATGTCAGATGGGCTTTTTCTGAAAAAATGCAGAGAAGTTGCAGAAAACTGTAAAGATATTAAATTTAATGAGATGTACCTTGATACAGTATGTTTGAATGTAAGTATATATTCACACTTACCTGCCACTTTTTGTGGTGTATAGTGTGTCCGTGTGGTGCACAGTTTTTGATTGCTAAACGCACCAATGCATTTTTTGTAGATGGTCCAGGATCCGTCCCAGTTTGATGTCCTTGTTATGccaaatttgtatggagacatccTTAGGTGAGTCTGGCTATACCTTTTAGCCTACAGTTTATTTataaatgtcataaaataaattgtggcttacaaattttaatcaaatattataaaatacagcATTTGTTACAAGCTGCGAGTTGAATTCTGACAATTCAGGTGGTGATATCAATGGTGATATGCTGGATgggttattcattcatttgccaaATCAGCTCTGGGCTCTTGCTCCCTGACCATTAGTTCCcgcttcccattttacagatattttattggttggttgattgattgatttcagTGTTTTATCATGTATAGCTAGGTAGGTGGgtgttcatttttataaagtttttgtaACTTTTGGCAtcatttcagacttacagaaaagttgcaagaatggTACAAAGAATTCCTGTGTACTCAGCACCCACATTCACcatatgttaacattttaccagaCTTACTTTAttactccctctctctctctctcttctctccttttccctcccttcatcctcctcctccttcttcttttttctctctttgtctctacACACATACACGTGATGGTGGTCAAATGGTGCTTTTGTAAgtccatcattccttctacacGTATCAGTTGGCATTCTACTGTAAGGATaagcttttccttctctcttatttatttgtttacttatttacctATATCAATTTGGACTCctggtttctattttatttagtgGTTATATCCATCACTATCATCTTTTATATTGATGCATATGTTGTGCAGACTTGGCCAGTGGGAATCCCTTTGAACTgtctctgtgtccttttgacacaGCCCATCATTTGCTTTCTGGCACAATAAGGTGCTTCAGGGTCATCCTATATTTTCCTAACTGTAGTcctggaatcagtcatttctctaagTAGCCcaggttccttttagtggagaatggtatttaaagCTGAAAGTCTGGGTGCTAGgtgagacattttatttttcaaaatatccttTGAAATGCTTTTCTGCCCCCAGTGACCTGTGTGCAGGACTGATTGGAGGTCTTGGTGTGACACCAAGTGGCAACATTGGAGCCAATGGAGTTGCAATCTTCGAGTCGGTAAGGACCCTGGTGACAACTGAAGCAGAATTCAAGTCAGAATGACATGAGAACCCAGGAGGGCTTATctgcataaatatattttaactcttGAGTTTTTCCAATtgtcagaagaaaatgaagcttGGTTTCTTCATTcgttttcctcttatttctttttcatccttagtATTTATTATGTATCCTTcctcagttaaaatattttactgaaagtTGGACTGGATAAGATTGTTAGTCCATATTTTTGCacttaaaaaagaatttctttagctttttatttttctgaggttttatttcTAAGACATATGTCTGAGCAGCTATTTTTCATCGGTGAGGAGAGCTGATTAAGAGCCCAGCTTCCCTGGAAGAGGGCTGTTTGCTCCTGTCTCCCTCCTGACTGCACTCTTTTCCCCCGCTACCCGGGCAGGTTCACGGGACCGCCCCAGACATCGCAGGCAAGGACATGGCCAACCCCACGGCCCTCCTGCTCAGTGCCGTGATGATGCTGCGCCACATGGGGCTTTTTGACCACGCTGCAAAGATTGAGACAGCATGTTTTGCTACAATTAAGGATGGGAAGGTATTGGTAATCTTGCCACACTTCTGCTGGGTAaaatgcatttcctctttgggtttttttgtttgtttgttttttttgtggtatgcaggcctctcactgttgtggcctctcccgttgcggagcacaggctccggacgcgcaggctcagcggccatggctcacgggcctagccgctccacagcatgtgagatcttcccggaccggggcatgaacccgtgtcccctgcattggcaggcggactcccaaccactgcgccaccagggaaaccccctccttgggttttaTGTGCATGAAGGACCGATGATGGTTCTTCTCAAGAGGGCCAAAGGATTGGATGTCAAACAGGCATTCTTAATGTGGGCTCCCTGAGTGAACTCGGGCAGTCTGCACACTTGTGTGCATTTTCTGAAGAGAGGATTAACGTATTTCATCAGGGAAGGGCTGAGAAGCACTGTGGTAGGGGCACCAGGGTGCAATGGAAAGAGCAGTGGTGTGGGTGTCAGAGCAGTGCAGGCCCAGTTACCCGGTTGTCACCTGTGGGATCTTGGCCAAGTCCATTAATTTTTCTTGGCAGCTTTTTCCTCTTCCCAGCAAACATCTATGCGTACATGATAAGGTATGGAGAATATAATAAAATGAGGAATAAGGTATGGTCTCAGGCCTCAAGGAGCTTGGAATCTAGCAGTAGTACAGATGCAGATGTGTCTGTAATACAGTGGAGCTATATGTTATACTATGTGCATCTGTGATATAAAAGTAATGTAGAAGTTTTATAGAAGTAATAATGGCTGATATTAATTGAATACTTTCGtgattttatattcattatatatatctCAGCAAATCTCTACTCCTATGTGACATAGATACTGTAATTAAGCCCATTTTTtggatgaggaaaccgaggcacagagagattaagtaagtttgtccaaggtctcacagctcCTAACTGGCAAAGTTGGGGTTCACACCCAGTCTGGCTCTTACCCAACAAGCTTCACTGTTTCCATAACCAGTTGTGACTCATAGGAGGGTTGTGATCAATTATTCTGAAAGTGGGAGGAGAACAGAGGAGGTCATGGCTTTACAAGGCTGGGCCTGAAAGGCTGATCCCTAGTCTGaggtctcttcctttttttaaaaaactaacattttaaaaaaggataaaatatacatagtatAAAATCgaccattttaataatttttgaggCACACAGTCTATTGgtattaaatattaatacttttCATATTGTGCGAccttcaccaccatccatctccagacttcttcattttcctaaactgaaactgTCCCAATTAAACAATAATTTACCTAGTTTCTGccattcccccagcccctggcaaccaccatctactttctgtctctgtgaatttgactactctaggtgcctcatgtaagtggaatcatacactgtTTGTAACATTGTGaccggcttatttcacttagcataatatcttcaaggtttgcttcttctttttaaaaaattctataatttgAAATTCTTACGGCCAAAATATAAGAAACCCAAGCTTGTTTTTAACAGCCTGATATAGTCATATTGAAGGGcatgtgattatatatattttttattctgacACTGTATTTGAGAAGCTATTCATAGAGCCCAGCAGAGAGATGCCTAAGTTACACAGTAGGCCCTTTAAATTGTTTAGGATGCGATGGGACAAGAGAATTAAATATATTGAGTTCCGTCTGGGAGTAAAGAGAGTATAAGCTGGTAGAAAACAGAGAATATGGGAGGATTTCTTTCTTAAAGAGGGGAATTTAAGAGTTAAgtgatttaaatatttccttagtATTTGTTTCTTAGCCTCCAAAAATAGGTCaaaatgtgtctttaaaaaaaaatttttttaaatcctcaaggAATTTATGCAACCTCTTGTTTTAGATTTGCTGTCATTTAAGTGTCCGTAATCAAATGCTTCCTTAGGGTCTATTGTATGGACAAAGGGAAAATTTTTGGAAagcctccctgcttccctttgTAGTGAGAGCATCTTGTTCTTCCAGAGCGTTTCTGTGCGCACTATCGAATTAGCTTTTCTAAGTCCTGGGGTAGGTGGATGGCGGTGGAGTGGGTCTCACTTTGAAATGAGGAACTAAATGAAAGAGTAGTCAGGTAACTCACTCATCTGGTATCTCACTGAGAGCTTTAAATGAAAACATCCTTGCTTTGGTTTAATGTGTGGATACattttttatctttgctttttccttttctcagagcTTAACAAAAGATTTGGGAGGCAATGCAAAATGCTCAGACTTCACAGAAGAAATCTGTTGCCGAGTAAAAGATTTAGATTAAGGCTTCTACAAATGCTTTTGCCTCAGTCACTCCTAACGGACTCCATGTCAGCCTGTATTAGAATACCTCCCATTATGTATGCATTTATGCATTTGTTGCTTGTTTCTTGACAGAGTACATTTTTAGACCTGGTCTTTTCTTAACAAAGTCTGTACAGAGGATGCAGGTGATGTCCCTGGGCCTGCTTTCAAAGGACTTTATCCAAgtgcttgttttatttattaaatgtctatcT
It encodes the following:
- the IDH3A gene encoding isocitrate dehydrogenase [NAD] subunit alpha, mitochondrial isoform X1, whose translation is MAGPAWISKVSRLLGAFHNQKQVTRGFAGGVKTVTLIPGDGIGPEISAAVMKIFDAAKAPIQWEERNVTAIQGPGGKWMIPPEAKESMDKNKMGLKGPLKTPIAAGHPSMNLLLRKTFDLYANVRPCVSIEGYKTPYSDVNIVTIRENTEGEYSGIEHVIVDGVVQSIKLITEGASKRIAEFAFEYARNNLRSNVTAVHKANIMRMSDGLFLKKCREVAENCKDIKFNEMYLDTVCLNMVQDPSQFDVLVMPNLYGDILSDLCAGLIGGLGVTPSGNIGANGVAIFESVHGTAPDIAGKDMANPTALLLSAVMMLRHMGLFDHAAKIETACFATIKDGKVLVILPHFCWVKCISSLGFFVCLFFLWYAGLSLLWPLPLRSTGSGRAGSAAMAHGPSRSTACEIFPDRGMNPCPLHWQADSQPLRHQGNPLLGFYVHEGPMMVLLKRAKGLDVKQAFLMWAP
- the IDH3A gene encoding isocitrate dehydrogenase [NAD] subunit alpha, mitochondrial isoform X2; this encodes MAGPAWISKVSRLLGAFHNQKQVTRGFAGGVKTVTLIPGDGIGPEISAAVMKIFDAAKAPIQWEERNVTAIQGPGGKWMIPPEAKESMDKNKMGLKGPLKTPIAAGHPSMNLLLRKTFDLYANVRPCVSIEGYKTPYSDVNIVTIRENTEGEYSGIEHVIVDGVVQSIKLITEGASKRIAEFAFEYARNNLRSNVTAVHKANIMRMSDGLFLKKCREVAENCKDIKFNEMYLDTVCLNMVQDPSQFDVLVMPNLYGDILSDLCAGLIGGLGVTPSGNIGANGVAIFESVHGTAPDIAGKDMANPTALLLSAVMMLRHMGLFDHAAKIETACFATIKDGKSLTKDLGGNAKCSDFTEEICCRVKDLD
- the IDH3A gene encoding isocitrate dehydrogenase [NAD] subunit alpha, mitochondrial isoform X3, whose product is MAGPAWISKVSRLLGAFHNQKQVTRGFAGGVKTVTLIPGDGIGPEISAAVMKIFDAAKAPIQWEERNVTAIQGPGGKWMIPPEAKESMDKNKMGLKGPLKTPIAAGHPSMNLLLRKTFDLYANVRPCVSIEGYKTPYSDVNIVTIRENTEGEYSGIEHVIVDGVVQSIKLITEGASKRIAEFAFEYARNNLRSNVTAVHKANIMRMSDGLFLKKCREVAENCKDIKFNEMYLDTVCLNMVQDPSQFDVLVMPNLYGDILSDLCAGLIGGLGVTPSGNIGANGVAIFESSLTKDLGGNAKCSDFTEEICCRVKDLD